The Serpentinimonas maccroryi genome has a segment encoding these proteins:
- a CDS encoding ABC transporter permease — MSALPARNRSHWRAPQLSWRFWPVFQRNLLVWRKLALPSLVGNIAEPLIWLLAFGYGMGMLVGQVTVSGPDGLPLAVPYLLFLASGAICMSAMNAASFEALYSAYSRMQVQKTWDGILNAPVTLDDIVLAEMLWAAFKALFTVCAILGVILLLGISQAPKLWLALPVLLLLGIAFSCLALIFNALAQGYDFFTYYFTLFLTPMMFLSGVFFPREQLPAVVYAISELLPLTHGVALVRPLFLNQWPSDAALHLAVLALYAVAAFWIALALTRKRFAR; from the coding sequence ATGAGCGCCCTGCCCGCTCGCAACCGCAGCCACTGGCGCGCCCCGCAGCTGTCTTGGCGGTTTTGGCCCGTGTTCCAGCGCAACCTGCTGGTCTGGCGCAAGCTGGCGCTGCCCAGCCTAGTGGGCAACATCGCCGAACCGCTGATCTGGCTGCTGGCCTTTGGCTACGGCATGGGGATGCTGGTCGGGCAGGTCACCGTCAGCGGCCCCGACGGGCTGCCGCTGGCCGTGCCTTACCTGCTGTTTCTGGCCAGCGGCGCGATTTGCATGAGCGCCATGAACGCCGCCAGCTTCGAGGCCCTGTACTCGGCCTACTCGCGCATGCAGGTGCAAAAAACCTGGGACGGCATTTTGAACGCGCCGGTCACGCTCGACGACATCGTGCTGGCCGAAATGCTCTGGGCGGCGTTCAAGGCGCTGTTCACCGTCTGCGCCATTTTGGGCGTGATTCTGCTGCTGGGCATCAGCCAGGCCCCCAAGCTCTGGCTGGCGCTGCCGGTGCTGCTGCTGCTGGGCATCGCCTTCAGCTGCTTGGCGCTGATCTTCAATGCGCTGGCGCAGGGCTACGATTTTTTCACCTACTACTTCACGCTCTTTCTGACGCCGATGATGTTTTTGAGCGGCGTGTTTTTTCCGCGCGAGCAACTGCCCGCCGTGGTGTATGCCATCTCCGAGCTGCTGCCGCTGACCCACGGCGTGGCGCTGGTGCGGCCCTTGTTCCTGAACCAATGGCCCAGCGACGCCGCGCTGCACTTGGCCGTGCTGGCCCTCTACGCCGTGGCCGCGTTCTGGATTGCGCTGGCGCTCACGCGCAAACGCTTCGCGCGCTGA